The Microbacterium horticulturae genome has a window encoding:
- a CDS encoding ABC transporter ATP-binding protein has protein sequence MTASLPVPRGPRSATAQASPDAGEFDAPVASAPRKPRTPRKAKKRASDPASSGAAVTSIDGIVIPPKPPLPTSTHLPQGRLDDIVVPPKPPLPTSEPEPESGPEPGPELEPEPEPEPEPEPGLEPEPEPEPEPELEPEPEPEEEAGPVPEDVPAQESDTRGEVAPEAIEAEPQAGAPPTAEPLAEPHSDVPAVVIRGLVKSFGSTAAVGGIDLTVPAGAFYGILGPNGAGKTTTLSMISGLLRPDQGSIEIGGVDLRRHPREISRMIGVLPDRLRTFDRLTGRQLLFYTGMLRGLDAGIVNARIADLARAFDMVEALRRPVSDYSAGMTKKVMLAGALLHSPRLLVLDEPFEAVDPVSSAVILEILTTYVDHGGTVILSSHGMELIERVCARVAVIVAGQVLAEGSIDEVRGELTLEQRFLQLAGGLSDVEGLEWLHGFSD, from the coding sequence GTGACAGCCTCTCTTCCGGTGCCACGCGGTCCACGCTCGGCGACTGCCCAGGCCTCGCCCGATGCGGGGGAGTTCGACGCGCCGGTCGCGTCAGCGCCGCGTAAGCCCCGCACGCCGCGTAAGGCGAAGAAGCGCGCCTCTGATCCCGCATCGTCGGGGGCCGCCGTCACCTCGATCGACGGCATCGTGATCCCTCCCAAACCTCCGCTGCCGACGTCGACGCACCTCCCGCAGGGCCGGCTGGACGACATCGTGGTACCTCCCAAGCCTCCGCTGCCGACATCCGAACCGGAGCCTGAATCGGGGCCGGAGCCCGGACCGGAGCTGGAACCCGAGCCCGAACCGGAACCTGAACCCGAACCAGGGCTGGAACCCGAGCCCGAACCTGAACCCGAACCGGAGCTGGAACCCGAGCCCGAACCGGAGGAAGAAGCCGGGCCCGTCCCCGAGGATGTGCCTGCGCAGGAATCGGACACTCGCGGGGAGGTCGCGCCGGAAGCGATCGAGGCCGAGCCCCAGGCGGGCGCCCCACCGACGGCTGAACCGCTTGCTGAACCGCACTCGGACGTCCCGGCCGTCGTCATCCGGGGCCTGGTCAAATCGTTCGGCTCGACCGCAGCGGTGGGCGGCATCGACTTGACCGTTCCGGCCGGCGCGTTCTACGGCATCCTCGGACCGAACGGCGCGGGGAAGACGACGACTCTGTCGATGATCTCGGGCCTGCTGCGCCCTGATCAAGGATCGATCGAGATCGGCGGGGTGGACCTGCGCCGGCATCCCCGCGAGATCAGTCGGATGATCGGCGTGCTGCCGGATCGGCTGCGTACCTTCGATCGGCTCACCGGCCGTCAGCTGCTCTTCTACACCGGGATGCTGCGGGGGCTGGATGCCGGGATCGTCAACGCCCGCATCGCCGACCTCGCGCGCGCCTTCGACATGGTCGAAGCACTGCGACGCCCCGTATCGGACTATTCGGCCGGCATGACGAAGAAGGTCATGCTCGCGGGTGCCCTGCTCCACTCGCCGCGCCTGCTCGTCCTTGACGAGCCGTTCGAGGCCGTCGACCCGGTCTCGTCAGCGGTGATCCTCGAGATCCTCACCACCTATGTGGACCATGGCGGCACCGTCATCCTCTCCAGTCACGGCATGGAGCTGATCGAGCGCGTCTGCGCACGCGTCGCGGTGATCGTCGCCGGGCAGGTGCTCGCCGAGGGCAGCATCGACGAGGTGCGCGGTGAGCTGACGCTCGAGCAGCGATTCCTGCAGCTGGCCGGCGGGCTCAGCGATGTGGAGGGCCTGGAGTGGCTGCACGGATTCTCCGACTGA